From Natronincola ferrireducens, the proteins below share one genomic window:
- a CDS encoding tetratricopeptide repeat protein, with translation MITKRLLAILIGIYIIYRGVVDYLLYIYDVFISPFTINAIFFVATVALIIGYMMYIQQYTENMKIVERYLRNNSRALFKTVQERYNSFLWHYTNDDLEKAEEELNQIKGKRHESIRAVGMTTIYINENNLEEALKEIEKIKNPNLDQIKYYQLAHVAILKDDWNTFETTMGEIKDEKRKYALKADAAFRKGNFPKAREFGDLALKHTKGVQKYLLLKDLERQKNNPNRKTYF, from the coding sequence ATGATTACTAAAAGATTGTTGGCTATATTGATTGGAATTTACATTATCTACAGGGGAGTAGTGGATTATCTTCTCTATATATATGATGTATTTATAAGTCCTTTTACTATTAATGCAATCTTCTTTGTGGCAACAGTTGCCCTCATTATTGGCTATATGATGTATATACAGCAATATACAGAAAACATGAAGATTGTGGAAAGATATTTAAGAAACAATTCTAGAGCATTGTTCAAAACAGTTCAAGAACGATATAATTCTTTTTTGTGGCATTATACAAATGACGATTTAGAAAAAGCAGAGGAGGAGCTAAACCAGATAAAGGGCAAAAGACATGAATCAATTAGGGCAGTGGGGATGACTACGATTTATATTAATGAAAACAATTTGGAAGAAGCTCTAAAGGAAATAGAAAAGATTAAAAATCCAAATCTAGATCAAATAAAATATTATCAGCTTGCCCATGTAGCTATTCTGAAGGATGATTGGAATACCTTTGAAACAACTATGGGAGAAATAAAAGATGAAAAGAGAAAGTATGCCTTAAAAGCTGATGCTGCCTTTAGAAAAGGAAATTTTCCAAAGGCAAGGGAATTTGGAGATTTAGCTTTAAAACATACAAAGGGAGTACAAAAATATTTGTTACTGAAGGATTTAGAAAGGCAGAAGAACAATCCCAATAGAAAAACCTATTTCTAG
- a CDS encoding nitroreductase family protein — protein sequence MLELLKTRRSIRKYKATKIEKEKVDLLMKAALLSPSSRSIRPWEFVIVTDEELIGNLAKSKEHGSLFLKEAPLAIVILGDETKSDVWIEDASIASIIIQLAAESIGLGSCWIQIRERRHNKDVTSEEFVRRVLNIPKNLRVEAIIAIGYPDEKKSFYDEKSLLHEKVYVNQYK from the coding sequence ATGCTAGAGCTATTGAAGACAAGAAGAAGTATTCGGAAATATAAAGCAACAAAAATTGAAAAAGAAAAGGTCGATTTATTAATGAAAGCCGCTTTGTTATCACCTTCTTCTAGAAGCATACGTCCTTGGGAATTTGTTATAGTGACCGATGAAGAACTAATTGGAAATCTAGCTAAGTCAAAGGAACACGGTTCTTTGTTCTTGAAGGAGGCACCATTAGCAATAGTCATATTGGGAGATGAAACTAAAAGTGATGTATGGATAGAAGATGCCTCTATTGCATCTATTATTATTCAACTGGCAGCAGAATCTATTGGATTAGGAAGTTGTTGGATTCAGATTAGAGAGAGGCGACATAATAAAGATGTGACTTCAGAGGAGTTTGTAAGAAGGGTATTAAATATACCTAAAAATCTAAGAGTAGAAGCTATTATAGCAATAGGTTATCCAGATGAAAAGAAATCTTTTTATGATGAGAAAAGTCTACTTCATGAAAAAGTCTATGTAAATCAGTACAAATAA
- a CDS encoding ATP-binding protein — MINHLKNKEIYKITLSVMLGFIGFVGAFYSTRLNFNEFYINFPWSIILPLLVSLAWGPYYGVISISLGLTILYPFVLGYYNGWASLVPLSSLYIWIIIHGYGGQKRLEKDKFYYNVYFVQLIYVIIRMVIYVVFFPILIKFNPPFWNPEAYTQIEISIILLFAIKGIIVESILVALADAILLLPPVKRMFGLEYSASAKYNTRIMMALVIFGLMFTLVILIVQNFIIDQKGLLEWIIELDEKTMITFVLSTILFFIMSGITVRFVEKVLEAQESLRIREAQYHTIFEGINDLYIETELNGIILIASPSAKEILNYEAEELVGVNIKELYYHPNENDNLIDIVLDKKEINNYEIIVKDKNGKKRWLWFHAKISSYKEGEHKIISVARDVTQYVEAINEKIKSEGKYKVLYEKMLNGFIIFKPVHTEYNELIDIRYIDVNPGFEEQSKMNKEDLIGKTWSEIYGYQNQHLDVFRRVLKTGNSEGFEVYSAEKNLYFLFNAFVIDKDYIGLVSENITPYKKAIKEIQSLNNELEQRVIDRTAELQSVVSELEGFSYTISHDLKSPLRAIDGYSQFIMEDYGKTLDSEVVEMIKSIQDICKDMIGLINELLEYSITSKANIHNEPVNVKQIILTVFREFEIGNPERKIQLCFDNELPIINGDRVLLKQAITNIIANAIKFSKDREITIISVGSNKTDNEYMFYVKDNGVGFDMKYSNKLFGIFQRLHRRDDFEGAGIGLATVRKVLEKHGGKVWIEGVLNEGTTVYFTLPVKAEIENEV, encoded by the coding sequence ATGATTAATCATTTGAAAAATAAAGAAATCTACAAAATTACCCTTTCAGTAATGTTAGGATTTATTGGTTTTGTTGGAGCGTTCTATTCTACTCGACTTAATTTTAATGAGTTTTATATTAATTTTCCATGGAGTATTATTTTACCCCTTTTAGTTAGTCTTGCTTGGGGTCCGTATTATGGGGTTATTAGCATTAGTTTGGGACTAACGATATTGTATCCTTTTGTTTTGGGATACTATAACGGTTGGGCATCACTGGTTCCCCTCTCTTCGTTATATATATGGATAATAATACATGGTTATGGGGGACAAAAAAGATTAGAAAAAGATAAGTTCTATTATAATGTTTATTTTGTACAACTTATTTATGTAATTATTAGAATGGTAATTTATGTTGTTTTTTTCCCGATATTAATTAAATTTAACCCACCTTTCTGGAACCCAGAAGCCTATACCCAAATAGAAATTAGCATAATTTTGTTGTTTGCCATAAAAGGAATCATTGTGGAATCAATATTAGTAGCTTTAGCAGATGCTATATTATTGCTTCCACCAGTTAAGAGGATGTTTGGGTTGGAGTATTCAGCGTCTGCCAAGTATAATACCAGAATAATGATGGCTTTAGTGATATTTGGATTAATGTTTACACTTGTTATTTTGATAGTTCAGAACTTCATTATTGATCAAAAAGGTTTGTTAGAATGGATTATAGAGTTAGATGAGAAAACTATGATTACCTTTGTACTTTCAACTATATTATTTTTTATAATGAGTGGTATCACTGTTCGATTTGTTGAGAAAGTACTTGAAGCACAAGAATCTCTGCGAATTCGAGAGGCCCAGTACCATACTATTTTTGAAGGTATTAATGATCTATACATTGAAACAGAGCTTAATGGCATCATTCTTATTGCATCTCCTTCAGCAAAAGAAATACTAAACTATGAGGCTGAAGAATTGGTTGGTGTAAATATTAAGGAGTTATATTATCACCCTAATGAAAATGACAATCTAATTGATATTGTTTTAGATAAGAAAGAAATAAATAACTATGAAATAATTGTTAAAGATAAGAATGGCAAAAAGCGTTGGTTGTGGTTCCATGCAAAAATCTCTAGCTACAAAGAAGGTGAGCACAAGATTATTTCAGTAGCAAGAGATGTTACCCAATATGTTGAAGCTATTAATGAAAAAATTAAAAGTGAAGGAAAATACAAAGTATTATATGAAAAAATGTTAAATGGTTTTATTATATTTAAACCGGTTCATACTGAATATAACGAGTTAATCGATATTCGATATATTGATGTTAATCCTGGATTTGAAGAACAGTCTAAGATGAATAAAGAGGACTTAATAGGAAAAACATGGAGTGAGATTTATGGTTATCAAAATCAACATCTAGATGTTTTTAGAAGAGTCCTAAAAACTGGTAATTCTGAGGGTTTTGAAGTTTATAGTGCTGAAAAAAATCTATATTTCTTATTTAATGCCTTTGTAATTGACAAGGATTATATTGGATTAGTCAGTGAAAATATTACGCCATATAAGAAGGCAATTAAAGAAATTCAAAGTCTTAACAATGAATTAGAACAAAGAGTGATTGATAGAACTGCAGAACTACAAAGTGTTGTATCAGAACTTGAAGGATTTTCATACACAATCTCCCATGATTTAAAATCTCCATTGCGAGCAATTGATGGATATAGCCAATTTATTATGGAAGACTATGGTAAAACGTTGGACAGTGAAGTGGTAGAAATGATAAAAAGCATACAAGATATTTGCAAGGATATGATTGGATTAATTAACGAGCTCTTGGAATATTCTATTACCTCAAAAGCAAATATTCATAATGAACCTGTTAATGTTAAACAAATTATTTTAACGGTTTTTCGTGAATTTGAAATAGGAAATCCAGAAAGAAAAATTCAATTATGTTTTGATAATGAACTGCCGATAATCAACGGAGACAGAGTACTTTTAAAACAGGCCATTACCAATATTATTGCTAATGCAATTAAATTCTCTAAAGATAGGGAAATAACAATAATTTCAGTAGGATCTAATAAAACAGATAATGAATACATGTTTTATGTTAAGGATAATGGGGTTGGATTTGATATGAAATATTCAAATAAGCTCTTTGGCATCTTTCAGAGATTGCATAGAAGAGATGATTTTGAAGGAGCAGGAATTGGTCTAGCTACCGTTAGAAAAGTTCTTGAAAAGCATGGTGGAAAGGTTTGGATAGAAGGTGTATTAAATGAAGGTACTACGGTTTATTTTACACTACCAGTAAAAGCTGAGATAGAAAATGAGGTGTAG
- a CDS encoding response regulator transcription factor yields MFKVMIVDDMEVMRRQIKRLALWGENTGFHIIDEAEDGQEALIKLKRQPVDLLITDIKMPRVDGMELLKETYENDLATCVVFLSEYGEFNFAKEAIQYDIFDYLVKPVQDKELKMLLEKVKNHIKEKEQTEVHLKKLESKLMDKIDVYYPTNNLIAIIKYISIGNKKAIEATVSMVEETATALEYDKLKVAIVLEKAFNEIWMEVRKNHDWLEQFVDTTTFATMGLTHYKDIDSMTEKVVEMTKLLISIINTYIIGNRNNPIINQICMYVINNIERKINMSSISEALFLSKNYIGDVFKEETGMTVGQYITMVKIQRAKHLILNDMLKNYEVAQRLGYNDVEYFGKTFKKITGLSPAEFRKTTTKK; encoded by the coding sequence ATGTTTAAAGTTATGATTGTAGATGATATGGAAGTTATGCGAAGGCAAATAAAAAGGTTGGCACTATGGGGAGAAAATACTGGTTTTCATATTATTGATGAAGCAGAAGATGGACAAGAAGCCCTTATCAAGCTGAAAAGACAACCTGTAGATTTGCTTATTACTGATATAAAGATGCCGAGGGTAGATGGTATGGAGTTATTAAAAGAAACCTATGAGAATGATTTAGCTACTTGTGTTGTATTTTTAAGTGAATATGGTGAATTCAACTTTGCAAAGGAAGCTATTCAATATGATATATTTGATTATCTTGTCAAACCTGTTCAAGATAAAGAACTGAAAATGCTACTGGAGAAAGTAAAAAATCACATTAAAGAGAAGGAACAAACTGAAGTGCATTTGAAAAAGCTAGAAAGTAAATTGATGGATAAAATAGATGTTTATTATCCTACAAATAATTTGATAGCTATTATTAAATATATATCAATAGGAAATAAAAAGGCGATAGAAGCAACAGTATCTATGGTAGAAGAGACGGCAACTGCCTTGGAATATGATAAACTAAAGGTTGCAATCGTGCTAGAAAAAGCTTTTAATGAAATTTGGATGGAAGTTAGAAAAAATCATGATTGGCTAGAGCAATTTGTAGACACAACTACCTTTGCTACTATGGGCTTAACTCACTATAAGGATATTGATTCGATGACGGAAAAAGTAGTAGAGATGACTAAACTACTAATATCCATTATCAACACCTATATAATAGGAAATAGAAATAATCCTATAATAAATCAAATATGTATGTATGTCATTAATAATATAGAGAGAAAAATTAATATGAGTAGTATTTCTGAGGCTTTATTTCTTAGCAAAAATTATATTGGCGATGTTTTTAAAGAGGAAACAGGTATGACAGTAGGACAATATATTACAATGGTAAAGATACAAAGGGCAAAGCATCTAATTCTCAATGATATGTTAAAAAATTATGAGGTAGCCCAGCGGTTGGGTTATAATGATGTAGAGTACTTTGGAAAAACATTCAAAAAGATTACAGGCTTATCTCCTGCTGAGTTTAGAAAAACAACAACAAAAAAATAA
- a CDS encoding FMN-binding protein: MVMNKSKILKALLIAGLAMSIVGCTQTDGNTSSEVAPEPQVEQADSEKTELSWSVQPTLGLIKGDYYRTEERFRQGHTGVLEIVKNGDELVHVEFNELTRPNYYNRFYQNVPKRMSEYNFDMGEKKGAAWIQSVVQVEKQMLEEQRITGEFDMVSGASNSINQSMIPLAEKLLPSLDNPSGEKYYGIAEKIGGGLTARLQVVLRDKKIISVRYDEIFADSPEEIEDPNLKKFYRQSKYESVLYDEPSRIGFNVQMDALNDKVVETQDMLDLSELPAIDTTGNYASSGFTIRNNAWDNYLRLAEKLLEEMKADGNL, encoded by the coding sequence ATGGTAATGAACAAGTCGAAGATTTTAAAGGCCTTATTGATTGCAGGTTTAGCAATGAGCATTGTAGGATGCACACAAACTGATGGCAATACCAGTTCTGAAGTTGCCCCAGAGCCTCAGGTGGAACAAGCAGATTCTGAAAAGACAGAGCTTTCATGGAGTGTTCAACCTACTCTTGGTTTAATAAAAGGTGATTATTACAGAACTGAAGAACGTTTTAGACAAGGACATACTGGAGTTTTAGAAATTGTCAAAAATGGTGATGAATTAGTCCATGTAGAGTTCAACGAGCTAACTCGACCAAACTACTATAATCGTTTCTATCAAAACGTGCCTAAGCGTATGTCAGAATATAATTTCGATATGGGAGAGAAAAAGGGCGCTGCATGGATACAAAGTGTTGTACAAGTAGAAAAGCAAATGCTTGAAGAGCAAAGGATTACTGGAGAATTTGATATGGTTTCAGGTGCTTCAAATAGTATTAATCAGTCCATGATTCCGTTAGCCGAAAAATTATTACCTTCTTTAGATAACCCATCTGGAGAGAAGTATTATGGAATTGCAGAAAAAATTGGAGGAGGCCTAACAGCCCGTTTACAGGTTGTGTTACGTGATAAGAAAATTATTTCTGTTAGATATGACGAGATTTTTGCAGATTCTCCTGAAGAAATTGAAGATCCTAACTTGAAAAAGTTTTATAGACAATCAAAGTATGAAAGTGTACTTTATGATGAGCCTTCACGTATTGGATTTAATGTTCAAATGGATGCTTTAAATGATAAAGTTGTAGAGACCCAAGACATGCTTGACCTATCAGAATTACCTGCAATTGATACAACAGGAAACTATGCTTCAAGTGGGTTTACTATACGTAACAATGCGTGGGATAACTACCTTCGTCTTGCTGAAAAGCTTTTAGAAGAAATGAAAGCTGATGGGAACTTATAA
- a CDS encoding ABC transporter ATP-binding protein produces the protein MSINIGVGEVCCLLGTSGSGKSTLLNLMAGLEKPTRGTIKIHGKHIEKMNEKQLAKFRQKNIGFIFQSYNLMPTLTALENVSLPLTFRGDNKKFRDRAAANILQAVGLEKYIKHKPTQMSGGQQQRVGIARAFVSKPPIIFADEPTGNLDSRTTQEVLQLMLTLAKENNQTLIIVTHDRSIASFADRIFYMLDGNIEKIEENKEKNRGINNEA, from the coding sequence ATCTCTATAAATATAGGGGTTGGGGAGGTATGTTGTTTATTAGGAACCTCTGGGTCAGGAAAATCAACTTTACTTAATCTAATGGCGGGCTTGGAAAAGCCAACTCGAGGAACCATTAAAATTCATGGAAAACATATAGAAAAGATGAACGAAAAGCAGTTGGCAAAGTTTAGACAAAAGAATATAGGATTTATTTTTCAATCCTATAACCTTATGCCAACACTAACAGCATTAGAAAATGTTAGTTTACCTCTAACCTTTAGGGGGGATAATAAAAAGTTTAGAGATAGGGCAGCTGCAAATATATTGCAAGCAGTAGGTTTAGAAAAATATATAAAGCATAAGCCTACCCAAATGAGTGGTGGACAACAACAGAGGGTGGGGATAGCAAGGGCCTTTGTCAGTAAGCCGCCTATAATTTTTGCTGATGAACCTACGGGAAACTTAGATTCTAGAACTACCCAGGAGGTACTGCAGTTAATGCTGACATTAGCTAAAGAAAATAATCAAACCCTAATCATAGTAACCCACGATAGAAGCATCGCATCATTTGCAGATAGAATATTTTATATGCTGGATGGAAATATAGAAAAAATTGAAGAAAACAAAGAAAAAAACAGGGGGATAAACAATGAAGCGTAA
- a CDS encoding COG1361 S-layer family protein, with protein sequence MKRNYLCTIMIIIMLISIIHLTPIYVEANPGTEENLNPIEEPIKRDDPNLVIGRNYKMPVFKAGTEARLAIPIENTTNGQALNVFVSPVIEDAKDFPFEINSLVTRKRISSITGRNTENAVFYLNVRKNAEAKMYPIRLNIEYTSSNGGSLSLSETIYIKIDNDYKTPSIKLTAINVDGGKLISGTTKTVGFTIKNTGDLTAKDVKARLGGFSNNELLLDSPMDTIDVETLAAGEERKIYFNIVSSENLENGNYSLNLFLTYKDEYDGNYETETKAYLPLEGRSWRQTTFDFNNLTYPQEPVEPYTDFNVSFDLKNAGEEDANNVKVSIDAGEEILSKSISIKNLGNLTAGKSIPVEFIMFAKDNIESKNYPIKISVEYETGSGSKREAQTIHQYVGVYINSNNRDMGTPKVMVDWYDYGTEFVKAGEVFQLNMSFYNTNRTSDVRNIRVSLTSDGDVFSPVGSSNSFFIQEIPAGERVEKVVNLRPKIDATYKTHNVFADIEYEDNKGKAYNTKELIGIPVIQEANLVMGDITLANENFVGMPIALSLEFYNAGRGLMRNMLISIEGNFDTNEGSLYIGNLDAGKNNYYDATIIPTSAGTLNGKIIFRYDDEIDQHFTIEKEFALEVMEQMMDFMPEPFIEPENTNSTFSKIKPIISVVVVILLAAIGFIYYKRRKKKLEEVDMYE encoded by the coding sequence ATGAAGCGTAATTATTTATGCACGATAATGATTATAATAATGCTGATAAGCATTATACACTTGACACCTATCTATGTTGAAGCAAATCCAGGAACAGAGGAAAACCTAAATCCTATTGAAGAGCCCATTAAAAGAGACGACCCTAATTTAGTTATAGGAAGAAACTATAAAATGCCTGTTTTTAAGGCGGGCACTGAGGCTAGGCTGGCTATTCCCATAGAAAACACTACCAATGGACAAGCCCTTAATGTTTTTGTTTCTCCTGTTATAGAAGATGCTAAAGATTTTCCCTTTGAAATAAACTCACTGGTTACAAGGAAAAGGATCTCTTCTATTACAGGTAGAAACACAGAAAATGCAGTTTTCTATTTGAATGTTAGAAAAAATGCAGAAGCTAAGATGTATCCAATTAGGCTTAATATAGAATACACCTCCTCCAATGGAGGTTCCTTAAGCTTATCGGAGACAATCTATATTAAGATTGACAATGATTACAAAACACCATCCATAAAGCTGACGGCTATAAATGTAGATGGTGGGAAATTGATTAGTGGTACTACGAAAACAGTAGGATTTACTATAAAAAATACTGGAGATTTAACAGCTAAGGATGTTAAAGCCAGGTTAGGGGGATTTTCTAATAATGAGTTGTTACTTGATTCTCCTATGGACACTATCGATGTTGAAACTTTAGCTGCCGGAGAAGAAAGAAAAATTTATTTTAATATAGTTTCTAGTGAAAATTTAGAGAATGGGAACTATAGCTTAAATTTGTTTTTAACCTATAAGGATGAATATGATGGTAACTATGAAACCGAAACAAAAGCATATCTACCTCTAGAGGGAAGGAGTTGGAGACAAACCACCTTTGACTTCAATAATCTGACCTATCCACAGGAACCAGTGGAACCTTATACTGATTTTAATGTTTCATTTGATTTGAAAAATGCTGGTGAAGAAGATGCAAATAATGTAAAGGTAAGTATAGATGCAGGAGAAGAAATATTATCAAAGTCTATATCTATAAAAAACCTTGGGAATCTTACAGCAGGTAAAAGTATTCCTGTTGAATTTATCATGTTTGCTAAGGATAACATTGAATCCAAAAATTATCCTATTAAAATAAGTGTAGAATATGAAACTGGAAGTGGTAGTAAAAGAGAAGCACAGACAATTCATCAATATGTTGGAGTGTATATCAATAGCAATAACAGAGATATGGGTACTCCAAAGGTTATGGTGGACTGGTATGACTATGGAACAGAATTTGTTAAGGCAGGAGAAGTGTTTCAGCTAAATATGTCCTTTTATAACACCAATAGAACTAGTGATGTTAGAAACATAAGGGTAAGCTTAACCTCCGACGGTGATGTTTTTTCACCAGTGGGAAGCAGCAATTCCTTTTTTATTCAAGAAATACCTGCTGGTGAAAGAGTAGAAAAAGTCGTAAACCTAAGGCCTAAAATAGATGCCACCTATAAAACCCACAATGTTTTTGCTGATATTGAATATGAGGATAATAAAGGAAAAGCTTATAATACAAAGGAATTGATAGGAATACCCGTTATACAGGAAGCAAATTTAGTTATGGGAGATATCACACTTGCTAATGAAAATTTTGTAGGGATGCCAATAGCTTTATCCTTAGAGTTCTATAATGCAGGTCGTGGACTAATGAGAAACATGCTTATTAGCATTGAAGGAAACTTCGATACAAATGAAGGAAGCTTATATATTGGAAATCTAGATGCAGGTAAGAACAACTATTATGATGCTACTATTATCCCTACATCTGCAGGAACCCTCAATGGAAAAATTATTTTTCGGTATGATGATGAAATTGACCAGCACTTTACCATTGAAAAGGAGTTTGCCCTAGAGGTTATGGAACAAATGATGGATTTTATGCCAGAACCATTTATTGAGCCGGAGAATACTAATAGCACCTTTAGTAAAATCAAACCCATTATCAGTGTTGTAGTTGTTATTTTATTAGCAGCTATAGGTTTTATTTATTATAAAAGACGGAAAAAGAAACTAGAGGAAGTGGATATGTATGAATAA
- a CDS encoding ABC transporter permease, giving the protein MNNSDLLKMALGNLWRRKTRTFLTILGVIIGTSSIVIMLSLGIAMDRSFKEQLSQMGNLNTIEVYNHGYYDDSMGSRQNRQTSLDEQAVAGFKQIPGVEAVMPIKSAHYKMGAGRMVGYVSVMGIDPNVMEAFDFKVDQGRLLMTTDKDAIVFGKNVAMNFYNPRLRNSYSYGWGSNGNNVDLISNNLIVTSDMSYGETRNKPVERDSNYTPPKHHNMKGVGILTESFNEKDYYAYMNITTLEKIIEEDRRANRQDPSSRNRGGDANKYERISVKVKEMNDVEKVQETIKAMGFQTYSLTDMLKSMKETSAKIQAILGGIGAVSLFVAAIGITNTMIMSIYERTREIGVMKVLGANLPDIRKLFLVEAAIIGFCGGIAGLILSYTISFGLNKIGRGFLGPTGGTTGMSVIPLELALVAVVFATFIGVVSGYSPARRAMNLSALEAIKTE; this is encoded by the coding sequence ATGAATAATTCAGATCTCCTGAAGATGGCATTAGGAAATCTATGGAGAAGAAAAACCAGAACTTTCCTAACGATACTAGGGGTAATTATTGGAACTAGCTCTATCGTTATTATGCTTTCTCTAGGAATTGCTATGGATAGAAGCTTTAAAGAGCAGCTTTCACAAATGGGAAACTTAAATACAATTGAAGTCTATAATCATGGTTATTACGATGATTCTATGGGTTCTAGGCAAAATAGGCAGACTAGTCTCGATGAACAGGCGGTAGCAGGGTTTAAACAGATACCAGGGGTAGAAGCAGTAATGCCCATTAAAAGTGCCCATTACAAAATGGGGGCAGGGAGAATGGTGGGATATGTATCGGTAATGGGGATAGATCCAAATGTAATGGAGGCTTTTGATTTTAAAGTTGATCAAGGAAGACTCCTGATGACCACCGACAAAGATGCTATAGTTTTCGGAAAAAATGTTGCTATGAATTTTTACAATCCACGACTAAGAAATTCTTATAGCTATGGTTGGGGTTCCAATGGGAATAATGTTGATTTAATAAGCAATAATCTGATTGTAACCTCTGATATGAGTTATGGAGAGACTAGAAACAAGCCTGTAGAAAGAGATAGCAATTATACCCCGCCAAAGCACCATAATATGAAGGGTGTAGGTATTCTAACGGAAAGCTTCAATGAAAAGGATTATTATGCTTATATGAATATTACTACACTGGAAAAAATAATCGAAGAAGATCGTCGAGCTAATAGACAAGATCCATCCTCCAGAAATAGGGGTGGAGATGCTAATAAATACGAAAGAATTAGTGTAAAGGTAAAAGAGATGAATGATGTAGAAAAGGTCCAGGAAACTATTAAAGCAATGGGCTTTCAAACCTATAGCTTAACGGATATGCTTAAATCTATGAAGGAAACCTCTGCCAAGATACAGGCAATTTTAGGAGGCATTGGTGCTGTTAGTTTATTTGTGGCAGCTATAGGAATTACCAATACCATGATTATGAGCATATATGAAAGAACAAGAGAGATAGGAGTAATGAAGGTTTTAGGAGCAAATTTACCAGATATAAGAAAACTATTTTTAGTTGAAGCTGCTATCATAGGATTTTGTGGAGGAATTGCAGGTTTAATATTAAGCTATACCATCTCCTTTGGACTAAATAAGATTGGCAGAGGATTCCTGGGACCTACAGGAGGAACTACTGGGATGTCGGTTATACCCTTAGAACTGGCACTAGTTGCAGTTGTTTTTGCAACCTTTATTGGTGTAGTATCCGGTTATTCGCCTGCAAGAAGAGCTATGAACCTTAGTGCACTAGAAGC